GATGTTGCCCCCGGTCAGACCGTGGTGGGAAACCCTGCAAAGCCCTTTATCAAAAGAAAGCGTGAAGAATATGCAATTTATTGATCTAAAAGCACAGTATCGTGCACTAAAAGATGAGATTGATGCCAATATCCGGGGCGTGCTGGACTCTGCCCAGTTTATCGGCGGCCCTTATGTGAAGGAGCTGGAGGCGCAGCTGGCGGCCTTCACCGACCGGAAGCACTGCATCACCTGCGCCAACGGTACGGATGCCCTACAGATCGCCTATATGGTGGCAGGTGTGGGTGCCGGGGACGCGGTGTTTTGCCCGGACATGACCTTCATCTCCTCCACGGAGCCGGCCAAAATGTTTGGGGCCACTGCTGTATTCTGTGACATCACGCCGGACACCTACTGCCTGAGCCCGGCGGGCCTGGAGCGGCAGATCCAGGCCGTGCTGACGGAGGGAAAGCTGACCCCCAAGGCTGCGGTGGCAGTGGATATTTTGGGAAATCCCTGTGACTATGATGCCATCGGGGCCATCTGCGAGAAATACGGTCTGTTCCTCATCGAGGACGCGGCCCAGAGTTTCGGCGCCTCCTACCATGGGAAAAAGGCCTGCGCCTTCGGCCATATCGCCACCACGTCCTTCTTCCCGGCAAAGCCTTTGGGCTGCTATGGTGACGGCGGCGCTATCTTTACGGATGACGACGCGGTGGATCAGCTGTGCCGGTCTTTGTGCGTCCACGGCAAGGGCCCCGGCGGCAAGTACGACAATGTGCGGGTAGGCATGAACTCCCGGCTGGATGCTATGCAGGCCGCCGTGCTGCTGCCCAAACTCAGGGCCCTGGGCACCTATGAGATGGACGCCCGACAGATGGTGGCCCACCGGTACAACGAGGCGTTTGCCGGCCGGTTTGTGACGCCCTTTGTGGCGGAGGGCTGCGTCAGCGCCTGGGCCCAGTATGCCCTGCTGGCGAAGGACACCGCCCAGCGAGACGCCATCGTGGCCTACCTGAAGGAGGCCGGGATCCCCAATATGATCTACTATCCCACGCCCCAGCACGCGCTGCCGGTGTTCCGGGACGAGCCTCATTACGGAGAGACCTTCCACAACGCGGACGACTACTGTGCCCGGACCTTCTCCCTGCCCATGCATCCCTATCTGGAAGAGGCGGAGCAGCGCAAGGTTATCGACGCGGTTTTGGAGGGTCTGTGATGAAATTATCTGAAGCTGTCCGGGGCGTTTCCGGTACGCTGGCTGCAGATGGGGAGTTCAGCTGCATCGCATTTGCCACGGAACAGGAGCAGTCCCAGTTTCTGACGTTTCTGGAAAAGGAAAAATTCCTCCCGGCTCTGGATAATTCCAAGATTTCCTGTGTGCTGACTACCTCCGCATTGGCGGAAAAGATCCCGCCCCATATCAAAGGTGTGTTCCTCTGTGACCGGCCCAAGGCTGCACTCTTTGAGATTCACAACCGCTTGGCTCGCCATCCGGATTATGTGGGCGCTTCTGCGGCTACTGTGGTGGGGGAGGGGTGCTCCATCAGTCCCCTGGCAGCCATTGACCGTGAAAACGTCGTCATCGGAGACCGCGTGACAATTGAACCCTTTGTGGTCATCAAGGGACGCGTGATCATCGGAAATGATGTGACCATCCGCAGCGGTGCGGTGATCGGTTGCAAGGGATTCTCTTTTTCAAAGGATACACAGGGTCAAAATGTCTCTGTGGAGGATACTGCCCGGATCATCATCGAAGACCATGTGGAAATTTTTGAACAGGTAGCCATCAGTACCGGGATTTTTCCCTGGGAAGAGACCCGGATTGGAGAAAATACAAAAGTGGATGCCCAGTGTTTCATTGCGCACGGCTCCCATATCGGTCGGAATTGCCTGCTGGCGAATGGCAGCCGCTGCTGCGGGAACAGCCGGGTGGGAGATCACGTCTGGGTCGGCGTCGGGGCGATTGTGTCCAACCGCGTGCGCGTGGGCGACGGCGCCCGGGTATCCCTCGGGTCTGTCGTGACGAAAGAAGTTCCCGCCGGGCAGACAGTCTCCGGCAACTTTGCAATTGATCATCAGAAATTTTTATCCAACTTGAAAAAGTCTTTGGAGGAATAATTGATATGTCCATGAAAGAAGAACTGATCGAAAAGATCCAAAACAAGACCCTGTGTATGGGTGTCTGCGGTCTGGGATACGTGGGACTGCCCCTGGCGGTGGATAAGGCGAAACACGGGTTCCGCACCATCGGCTTTGATGTCCAACAGGAAAAGGTGGACATGGTGAACGCCGGGAAAAACTACATCGGCGACGTGGTGGACGCGGATCTGGAAAAGCTGGTGAATGCCGGGATGCTCAGCGCCACCACGGATTTCTCCCGGGTGTGTGATGTGGATTTCATCGCCATCTGCGTGCCCACGCCGCTGGACAAGCACCAGCAGCCGGACATCAGCTACGTCCGGGATTCCACCATCGCCATCTCCAAGCACCTCAGACGGGGATCCATGGTAGTGCTGGAGTCCACCACTTATCCCGGCACCACGGAGGAGCTGATTCGCCCCATCCTGGAGGAGGGCAGCGGCCTCAAGTGCGGGGAGGACTTTTACCTGGGTTTCTCCCCGGAGCGGGTGGATCCGGGCAACCTCATCTATAAGACCAGCAACACCCCCAAGGTTGTGGGTGCCATCGGTGCTGACGCCACGGAGGTGATCTCCATGGTGTACCGCTCCATTCTGGATGGGGACGTGACCACCGTATCCTCTCCCGCCGTGGCAGAGATGGAGAAGATCCTGGAGAACACCTATCGGAACGTAAACATCGGTCTGATCAATGAGCTGGCCATTTTGTGCAATAAAATGGGCATTGACATCTGGGAAGTGGTGGACGCCGCCAAAACCAAGCCTTACGGCTTCCAGGCATTCTATCCCGGTCCCGGCCTGGGCGGCCACTGCATCCCCCTGGATCCCTATTACCTCAGCTGGAAGGCCCGGGAGTACGGCTTCCACACCTCCATGATCGAAGCGTCCATGATGGTCAACGACCGGATGCCTGAGTACACGGTGGAGCGGGCCGGAAAGATCCTCAACCGCTATAAGAAGGCTCTGAACGGCTCCAAGGTCCTGGTGCTGGGCGTGGCCTACAAGCAGGATATCGACGACTACCGGGAGAGCCCCGCCATCCGGGTCATCGAGGAGTTCCATAAAACGGGGGCCATGACGGATTTCTATGATCCCTTTATCCCCAAGTACCGTCATGAAGGCCAGTGGTATCAGGGCCTGGAGGCGCTGACGCCGGAGACCGTCAAAGCCTATGATCTGGTCATCATCACCACGGCCCACACCAAGGTGGACTACCAGATGGTGGCCGAGTGCGGCGTGCCGGTCTTTGACTGCAAGAATGTGACCAAGCACATTCAAAACCGGGAGAACATCGAGGTTCTGTAAAGCCGGCAGCTTCTCTTTTGGGAACGCGTCCGTATGAAGGAGTTTCAGGAATGATCAAAGTATGCCATATGACCAGTGCCCATCAGCCGGGAGACACGCGTATTTTTCAAAAGGAGTGCGTCTCTCTGGCAAAGGCCGGTTACCAGGTTTTTCTGGTGCAGCGGGGAGAGAGCGGGGAGAACTCCGGTGTCCGGATCATCGATGTGGGACAGCCCTCCGGCGGGCGGCTTACCCGGATGACCTCCTTTGCCCGCAAAGTGTATGAGGCGGCACTGGCCGTAGACGCAGACCTTTATCACCTTCATGATCCGGAGCTGCTTCCCTACGGAATCAAGCTCAAGCGCCGGGGGAAAAAGGTGATTTTCGACAGTCACGAGCTCTATGCCGTGCAGCTGCGGCAAAAACCCTATCTGCCGGGCTGGTGCACGCGGATCATTGCGTTTGGATATGCGCGGTATGAGCGTTACGTCCTCCGGCGCCTGGACGGGGCCATCTTTCCCTGCACCGTGAACGGAGAGGACCCCTTTGCGGGAAGGTGTCCCCACACAGCGCTGGTAGACAACAGCGTCAAGCTGGAGGATTTTTATGAGCGGTATGATCCGGAAGCCGTACGGAACCAGGATCAGATCTGCCTGACAGGTTCTTTGACGGAGGCCCGGGGCATCACCAGTGCGATCCGGGCTGCGGCGTCGGCAAAGTGTACACTTGCGCTGGCTGGCCCGATCTCTCCGGCGGACTATGAGGCCCAGCTCCGGAAGATGCCGGAATTTTCCAGCGTAGATTACCGGGGCGTCCTGGCCAAGGACCAGGTGGCAGCGCTTCTGCAGACCAGCCGGGTGGGCCTTTCTCCGCTTTTGAACCAGGGCCAGTATTGGAAGGCTGAGAATCTGGCCACCAAGATCTGTGAGTATCTGGCCATGGGGCTGCCGGTGGTGATGAACGGGTCTGCCTACAACCGGGCATTCGTAGAGCGCTGGCACTGCGGCATCTGTGTGGACTCGGAGAACGTGGAGGAGATCGCCTCCGCTATCCGGTATCTGCTGGATCATCCGGAGGAGGCCCGGCAGATGGGAGAGAATGGCCGTCAGGCCGTGCGGGAAGAATTCAACTGGGGCGTGGAGGAAAAAAAGCTTCTGGCCCTGTACGAGGAAATTTTCAAGGAATAAAAGGGGACCATCAACATGAAATACGTGCTCATCGGCTGCGGCCGGATCGCCGTCAACCACATCAAAGCCGTGCTGAACAACCACCTGGAACTGGCCGCTGTGTGCGACGTCAAGCCGGAGGCCATGGAGACCCTCCTGGCCAAGCACGGCCTGGAGAAGGACACTTCCATCCGCCGCTATACCGACTATCGGGAGATGATCGAGGCGGAGCAGCCCACTCTGGCGGCCATTGCCACGGAGAGCGGAATCCACGCGGAGATCGCCCTCTACTGCATCGCCCACGGCGTCAACGTCATCATCGAAAAGCCCATGGCCATGTCCATGGCGGATGCCGACGCCATTGTGGAGGCTGCCCAGGCCCACCATGTCAAGGTGTGCGCCTGCCACCAGAACCGGTTCAATCCGGCGGTCCAGGCCACCCGGAAGGCCCTGGAGGAGGGCCGGTTCGGCAAGCTCTCCCACGGCTCCATCCATGTGCGCTGGAACCGGAACAAGGGCTATTACGACCAGGCCCCCTGGCGCGGCACTTGGGCCCAGGACGGAGGCTGCATGATGAACCAGTGCATCCATGGCGTGGATCTTCTGCGCTGGATGATGGGGGATGATGTGGTGGAGGTCTATGCCCAGACGGCTCAGCAGTTCCATCACTATCTGGAATGTGAGGACGTGGGCATGGCGGTGGTGAAATTCGCCAACGGCGCCATCGGCACCATCGAGGGCACCACCAACGTCTACCCCAAAAACCTGGAAGAGACGCTGTATCTCTTCGGTGAGACGGGAACGGTGAAGATCGGCGGTACCTCCACCAATAACATCGACGTCTGGCAGTTTGCCGACCAACGGGAGGAGGACGCAGCCCTGCAGGGGCTTCAGGAGGCCACCAGCAATGTCTACGGCAACGGCCATACCGCCGTTTACGCGGATATGATGGACGCCATCGTCCATGACCGGGCCCCGTATATCGACGCTCAGGCCGGCCGCCGGGCGCTGGAGATGATCCTTGCCATGTATCAGTCCGCGGCCACCGGAATGCCGGTGAAACTGCCGCTCAAGGACGTGGCCTCCCTGGACTTCACAGGCCGGTTTGACAAAAAAGAGGAGACAAACGGGTAAATGAAGCTGCCATCTGTCACAGAAAAACTGCGTGGGAGCCGGGCGGCCCAATCCCTGGAGAAGCTCTCCCGCGTAAGCCGGAGGCATCAGTTTTTGTTCCAGTGCGGACTGATCCTCCTCTACCGGCTGGTGCTGGACTTCATGTACCTTACGCAGCTCTCTCCCATCTACGCCTACAGCGGCTTTACCACGGATCTGGTGTGGATCAAATACGCCCTTTCCTGGCTGCTGGTATTGGTGTGTCTGCCCCTGGTGGTGGGGCTCCAGGGACAGGAGGAACGTCCCTCCTCCATCCTGGTGACGCTGATGAACTATGTTTACTTTCTCCCGATGACGTCCTATCTGGGATGCAAGGGAAGTGATCTGGGCTTCTTCTGCGCAGTGGCGGTGTACTGGCTGGTGCTGCTGGCGGTGCAGCTGCGTATGCCCACCATCTTGGTGCCCAAACTGCCCCACCGGCATACCTCCTTGTTATTTTTTCTCGTGAGTGTGGGGGCGTGCCTGTTCGTTATGGGGATCTCGGGGATCTATACCGGATTCCGGCTGAAGTTGAACCTTTCAGATGTCTATGGGATCCGGGCAGAGGCAGCAGCCTACGATATTCCCGGTCTTTTTGCCTACGTTCTCTCCTGGATGACGGTCATTTTGTCCGTGCTGATCCTGTACTGGCTGCAAAAGCGCCGGTACGTGGCGGTAGGCGTGCTGGTGGTAGTCTATCTGTTCTATTACTCCATCAGCGCACAGAAGTCCGTGTTTTTGTTTCTCTTTTTACTGCTGTTCTGCTACCTGCTGTACCGGAAATGGATGTACCGCTGGTGCGCCGGGCTGTTGTCACTGGGAGTCATGGGCTGCTGGGTGCTGGAGGCCGGGGCCCAGTTTCTCACCCCCATGTCCCTGTTTGTGCGCAGGCTCATGTACGTGCCTGTCCAGCTCAGCGAGGTGTACGCCCAATTTTTCCGGGAGCACCCGCTGAATCTGTTCCGGGACGGGATTTTGGGGAAGCTGTCCTATGACCCGGTCTATTCCATTAAGATCCCCAAGGTGATCGGAGAATATATGGGGACCGGATCCAGCGCCAACAACGGTCTGGTGGGTGATATGTATGCCAATCTGCCGGTCGTGCTGGGGGTTTTCCTGATGCCGCTGATCCTGGTGATCCTGTTCCGGCTGCTGGATGCGGCAGCCAGAGACATCCCCCAAAAGATCTATATCGGGCTGTGTGTGTTTTTTGCTATGAGTTTCTGCAACGGTTCCTGGAGTACCGTCCTGCTGTCCGGAGGATTCCTGATGGCCTGTATCTTCCTGTATCTATTTCCTGTACAAAAAGAGGAGCACGTAAAGAATGAACAATCGTGAACTGCGCGTTCAGGACCTTATTTCCGGGTTCCGGCGCGATTGGAAACTATTTTTGGTCATTGTGGCCGGGTTCCTCCTGCTGGGTCTTGCTGCTGGATTCTTCTTTTCCGGCCGGGCCTCGGCGGAAGGGTCCGGCAGCGCCCAGGCATGGGAGCCGGTGGACTTTGCGGAGGTCCCCATGGGTATCACCTATTATGTGGACTGTTACGACTACATCAAGGAGCAGCGCAAGGTCCTCTGTTCGTACATTGACGGTGTGCGGAACGATTCCTCTATTACGGAATCGCAGCAAGAGCAGCTCCTAGAGATGAAAGAAGAAATCCTGATCTTTGATGAGGACGAGCTTGTTCCTATCTACTGGGATCTGAACGCCCCGGATGCGTTTTACCTGCCCGATGAGCTACGTCAGAGCACTCTGGCTCAGTATCGGCGGGAGCGGGAGACGCTGCTGCAAAATATCAGCAAATCCGAGTATGCCAGATCTCTGCTGGATACCGTGGGCGGCCTGAGTACCAGCGACGCCGCCGTCAATGAGATCTACGCCTCCATTCTTTCCCAGGCAGCGGAATACCGCCAGCTGCAGCTGGATCTGGAACAGCTGGATACCCGGCTGAATCTGCTGGAAAACGAGTATCCCGCGCTGCGCCAGGCCAGTGAAGAAATGGCGCAGCGCCTCGATGACGCCGCCCGGGCGCTGGATGCGCGGGCGGAAGAGGCAGTGGCCCTGCTGGAGGAGATTGCGCAGGAAAACCATCTGAATATCACCTTCTCGGCGGAGCAGGAGGACGTGACGGTCCAGATCGGCCACACTACCCGGCCCGCCACCCGACAGGAGGCATTTACGGCCTTTGTGATCTTCTTTGGACTTGTGGGTATCTGTGCTGGCGGCTTTTTTGTCCTATGCCGGGAGACTTCTTCCTACAAAAAGGAGTCTCTGCAGCAGTGATTTGAAGATTTGAAAGGATACTCTGGGATGCAGTCTCGTTTGCTGAAAAATATTCTCTC
This DNA window, taken from Dysosmobacter welbionis, encodes the following:
- a CDS encoding UDP-3-O-(3-hydroxymyristoyl)glucosamine N-acyltransferase, with protein sequence MKLSEAVRGVSGTLAADGEFSCIAFATEQEQSQFLTFLEKEKFLPALDNSKISCVLTTSALAEKIPPHIKGVFLCDRPKAALFEIHNRLARHPDYVGASAATVVGEGCSISPLAAIDRENVVIGDRVTIEPFVVIKGRVIIGNDVTIRSGAVIGCKGFSFSKDTQGQNVSVEDTARIIIEDHVEIFEQVAISTGIFPWEETRIGENTKVDAQCFIAHGSHIGRNCLLANGSRCCGNSRVGDHVWVGVGAIVSNRVRVGDGARVSLGSVVTKEVPAGQTVSGNFAIDHQKFLSNLKKSLEE
- a CDS encoding DegT/DnrJ/EryC1/StrS family aminotransferase, coding for MQFIDLKAQYRALKDEIDANIRGVLDSAQFIGGPYVKELEAQLAAFTDRKHCITCANGTDALQIAYMVAGVGAGDAVFCPDMTFISSTEPAKMFGATAVFCDITPDTYCLSPAGLERQIQAVLTEGKLTPKAAVAVDILGNPCDYDAIGAICEKYGLFLIEDAAQSFGASYHGKKACAFGHIATTSFFPAKPLGCYGDGGAIFTDDDAVDQLCRSLCVHGKGPGGKYDNVRVGMNSRLDAMQAAVLLPKLRALGTYEMDARQMVAHRYNEAFAGRFVTPFVAEGCVSAWAQYALLAKDTAQRDAIVAYLKEAGIPNMIYYPTPQHALPVFRDEPHYGETFHNADDYCARTFSLPMHPYLEEAEQRKVIDAVLEGL
- a CDS encoding glycosyltransferase family 4 protein, producing the protein MIKVCHMTSAHQPGDTRIFQKECVSLAKAGYQVFLVQRGESGENSGVRIIDVGQPSGGRLTRMTSFARKVYEAALAVDADLYHLHDPELLPYGIKLKRRGKKVIFDSHELYAVQLRQKPYLPGWCTRIIAFGYARYERYVLRRLDGAIFPCTVNGEDPFAGRCPHTALVDNSVKLEDFYERYDPEAVRNQDQICLTGSLTEARGITSAIRAAASAKCTLALAGPISPADYEAQLRKMPEFSSVDYRGVLAKDQVAALLQTSRVGLSPLLNQGQYWKAENLATKICEYLAMGLPVVMNGSAYNRAFVERWHCGICVDSENVEEIASAIRYLLDHPEEARQMGENGRQAVREEFNWGVEEKKLLALYEEIFKE
- a CDS encoding Gfo/Idh/MocA family protein, which translates into the protein MKYVLIGCGRIAVNHIKAVLNNHLELAAVCDVKPEAMETLLAKHGLEKDTSIRRYTDYREMIEAEQPTLAAIATESGIHAEIALYCIAHGVNVIIEKPMAMSMADADAIVEAAQAHHVKVCACHQNRFNPAVQATRKALEEGRFGKLSHGSIHVRWNRNKGYYDQAPWRGTWAQDGGCMMNQCIHGVDLLRWMMGDDVVEVYAQTAQQFHHYLECEDVGMAVVKFANGAIGTIEGTTNVYPKNLEETLYLFGETGTVKIGGTSTNNIDVWQFADQREEDAALQGLQEATSNVYGNGHTAVYADMMDAIVHDRAPYIDAQAGRRALEMILAMYQSAATGMPVKLPLKDVASLDFTGRFDKKEETNG
- a CDS encoding nucleotide sugar dehydrogenase; protein product: MSMKEELIEKIQNKTLCMGVCGLGYVGLPLAVDKAKHGFRTIGFDVQQEKVDMVNAGKNYIGDVVDADLEKLVNAGMLSATTDFSRVCDVDFIAICVPTPLDKHQQPDISYVRDSTIAISKHLRRGSMVVLESTTYPGTTEELIRPILEEGSGLKCGEDFYLGFSPERVDPGNLIYKTSNTPKVVGAIGADATEVISMVYRSILDGDVTTVSSPAVAEMEKILENTYRNVNIGLINELAILCNKMGIDIWEVVDAAKTKPYGFQAFYPGPGLGGHCIPLDPYYLSWKAREYGFHTSMIEASMMVNDRMPEYTVERAGKILNRYKKALNGSKVLVLGVAYKQDIDDYRESPAIRVIEEFHKTGAMTDFYDPFIPKYRHEGQWYQGLEALTPETVKAYDLVIITTAHTKVDYQMVAECGVPVFDCKNVTKHIQNRENIEVL